Genomic DNA from Bacillota bacterium:
TGGGAGGTGGGTCGGTGGCCACAGAACAACTGCAGATGACTATCAAGGGACTGGCGTGCAGTCAGTGTGTCAGCGCTGTGGAAAACGCCTTGCGTGCCAAATCCGGGGTAACCGAGGTGTACCTGGACCCGGAAAGCGGACAGGCCCAGATCCGTGTTGAACAGGGACAGGTGACAAGGGCAGAGCTGGTGGATACCGTAAAGAAAATGGGATACGAAGTGCAGTAAGAAAGGCCCGGAGGATCCGGGCCTAAAATATTCTCGCTGCCTTTTGGAAGCTGTCTTTGAGGGCGGGATAAAGCCCCCGAAACAGGGTATAGATCTCTTCGTACTTGGCCACATTGGCGGGGTTAGGTTCCGTCACGTGTTTGACTGTAATCAGCTCATCGGCTGCCTCTTCCAGGCTGGGGAAGACCCCAGCGGCCTTGCCCGCGATGAGGCTAGCGCCGAAGGCGGGTCCTTCGTCAATATTTAATGTGGCTACGGGTACGTTGAAGACATCCGCCTGGATCTGCCGCCACAGGGGACTTTTGGCACCGCCGCCGATGGCCCGTAGCTCCTTGATCTCGATCGCCATATCCTTGAAGATCTCTAGACTATCCCGGAGGGCGAAGACCACCCCTTCTAGGATGGCCCTGGCAAAATGGGCTTTCCGGTGGCGGGGGTTCAGGCCGAAGAACACACCACGGGCGGTGGCATCGGCATGGGGAGTCCGCTCGCCATTGAGGTAGGGGAGGAAGACCAATCCGTCGCAGCCCGGCTCCACTGCGGCTGCTCCCTGATCCAGTAACTTATACAGATCGATGCCGTAGTCGGTTTCCACCATCTGTTCCACCTGGGCGAAGGCCTGCGCGAACCATTTGTAGGAGAGGCCCGCGGCCAGCATGACCCCCATCACATACCAGGCCTGGGGGATGCTGTGGTTAAAGGTGTGGACGGCTCCCTTGGGATCCGTGGTGGGCTGGGGAGTGTGGGCCAGCAATACCCCGGAGCTACCGATACTGGACAGGGCCCTTCCCTCCCGTACGATCCCGGCTCCCACCGCCCCGCAGGCGTTATCTGCACTGCCGCCGGCCACTGGGATCTCGGCGGGGAGACCCGTAAGCTCTGCAGCTTCGGTGGTGACATAGCCACAGACATCGATGGATTCCTTCACTTCCGGAAGGATCTCCGGGTTCAGCTCTAGTTTCGTAAGCAACTCTCCACTCCAACGACGGTTTTTCACATCGTAAAGCAATGTACCCGCGGCGTCGGACACCTCGGTGAAGATCTCGCCAGTGAGGCGGAAACGGATATAGTCCTTAGGCATCATTACGTATTTGACCTTGGCGAAGTTCTCCGGCTCTCTTTGTCTTAACCAGATGATCTTCGGTGCCGTAAAACCCTCCAGGGCGGGGTTGGAAACGTAATCAATGAGCTTCTCCCGGCCCTGGGCCTGGGTGGTGATCCACTGGCATTGTTCCGTGGTGCGGACATCACACCACAAAAGGGCCGGGCGAATCACCTGCAGATCCTTATCCAGGAAGACGGAGCTATGCATCTGCCCCGAAAGGGCTACACCCTTAATCTCTTTGCTTTTTTTCCCCAGCTTGTCGGTGAGCTTTCGCAGGGCCACACAGGTACCGGTCCACCAATCCTGGGGATCCTGCTCTGCCCAACCCGGCCGGGGATAGTGCAGGGGATATTCCGCCGCGGCCGTGGCTACGATCTTGCCGTTAGCATCACAGGCAATGGCCTTTACGCCACTGGTTCCCACGTCAATTCCGACTAAATAGGCCATATTCATCAGCTCCTCTTTGGTTATCAACGGACAAAGCCGTGTCCTTTCCCCGGAACCCAAGGGATAACCTGGGCTCATGGGTGGATTAATCGATTATGTATCCA
This window encodes:
- a CDS encoding heavy-metal-associated domain-containing protein — its product is MATEQLQMTIKGLACSQCVSAVENALRAKSGVTEVYLDPESGQAQIRVEQGQVTRAELVDTVKKMGYEVQ
- the xylB gene encoding xylulokinase, with product MAYLVGIDVGTSGVKAIACDANGKIVATAAAEYPLHYPRPGWAEQDPQDWWTGTCVALRKLTDKLGKKSKEIKGVALSGQMHSSVFLDKDLQVIRPALLWCDVRTTEQCQWITTQAQGREKLIDYVSNPALEGFTAPKIIWLRQREPENFAKVKYVMMPKDYIRFRLTGEIFTEVSDAAGTLLYDVKNRRWSGELLTKLELNPEILPEVKESIDVCGYVTTEAAELTGLPAEIPVAGGSADNACGAVGAGIVREGRALSSIGSSGVLLAHTPQPTTDPKGAVHTFNHSIPQAWYVMGVMLAAGLSYKWFAQAFAQVEQMVETDYGIDLYKLLDQGAAAVEPGCDGLVFLPYLNGERTPHADATARGVFFGLNPRHRKAHFARAILEGVVFALRDSLEIFKDMAIEIKELRAIGGGAKSPLWRQIQADVFNVPVATLNIDEGPAFGASLIAGKAAGVFPSLEEAADELITVKHVTEPNPANVAKYEEIYTLFRGLYPALKDSFQKAARIF